GACTTTTAATACATCATACCAGCCCAAGCCGCCGGGTTCGGGCGTTCCTGTCGATGGAAAGGATGACGGATCGAACACATCTAAATCGACTGTGATATAGACGTTGTCCGTCAACAGATTGACAATTTTTTCGATGATATTTTCCGTGCGGTAAAAATCGTGCGCGAAGAAAACGCGGCTCTTGTCCATGATGCCAAGTTCGCTGATGTCCATCGAACGAATGCCAACCTGAACGATTTTGGCGTATTCATGTGCGCGCGCCATGACGCAGGCATGATTGTATCGGCTTCCGTGGTAAGATTCGCGCAAGTCGGAATGTGCGTCAAATTGCAGAACGGTCAGATCCTTGTAACGCTCCGCCATGGCTTTAACGATTCCGATGCTGATCGTGTGTTCGCCGCCGAGACCGACGACGAATTTCTTATCCTTTAATAGCCCTTTAACCGTCTTATAAACGGCGTTTACCATCAGTTTGGGTTCTTTGGGACAAACGACCGGTTCCAGCGTGGCAATTCCCTGTTTGTAAACCATCGAATTGGTTTCGATGTCGTAGAGTTCCAGATAGCCGGAAGCGTCGATCAGCGCCTCGGGTCCTTCATCGGCGCCTTTTTGCCAAGTTGATGTGTCGTCGTAAGGAATCGGCAGAATAACAATCTTGGCGTTATCATAATTACAATAGGGTTCGCTGAGTGCGCAGAAAGCACCGGTAGAGCATTTGTATGTCATTGGTTTATGATCAGGTTAGACTTTTGTCGATACCGGGAAATCCTCGCCTCTTTCGCGAACGAAAGACTTGACGGACTTGGATTGGAAGAAGTTCACAACGTAATTCTTCGCCATATCCGTGTCAAAAGGCTTGCAAGAAAAGAGATCGACAAAAGCAAAATTCTTCTTGGGATAAGTGTGGATTGAAATGTGACTCTCCGCGATGATGACGACGCCCGTAATACCGCTCTCTTCCGGATCGATTGCATCGTACCGGAAAACATACGGTTGGGTGATTTTTGTCATTTTGATTTTGGGTGGGAGGTCGAATAAGAGTTTGAAGCAGGCTTCGAGATCATTTAAGATTTCGGGGTTGCATTCATTCAAATCCAGCATTAAGTGAGGTCCGTATCCATAGGTTTGCTTTTCCATTTCGCATAAACCCTCCTATAAAAAGTTATCAACAACATGTTTCCGTCCCGCTAAAGCGGATTTCCAACTGAATCGGAAAAATCAATCAGTTCATAACGGAAAAAAGCCCGCTATTATACGGCATATTTTTGATTAATTCAAACATTTTTTTATGGTGAAGAATGGCTGATTGTTATACTGAGGAGAATTGCCGTTTGAGATCGAGGTGCGGGAAAATTTTAACCACGAAAAGAAATCTCGAGACATCATGACTTGCTGGAAGAAGGTTTTTTTGAATGGCGCCGGCGATGGAAAGTGTAGTGAAAACTTGATAACCGTACAAAGAAAAAGTTATTCAAGTTTGAATCAGCGCAAGCTGTGATTCTGACATGTCAGGAGAGAAGTGTGTAAATATTGGGATATTTCTCTTTACTCCTTTCCTATTTAAGAATAACTATTGATTTTTTCCTTTTGAGTTATTAAAATTGAAACGTATGAAACAAAAATCGTTTCCATCGGAGTTAGAAAATATCAGCGGAAAGATGATTTCTGTTATCGAATATGCCCGAAGCCAAATCCTCGCGTCCGGATTCCGCAATCTGTCTGTCGAGAAAATTGCCGCCGACCTGCATATCAGCAAAAAGACGATCTACAAGCGATTTCCGACAAAAGACAAATTCATCGAATTTATATTGCTCTACCACTACGATAAAATCTTTGCCACTGTCCGTGCCATTCAGCCGGACGATAAACAACCGCTGAACGCCGTCGTTCTCGTCGTGAGGGCGGTTTATAAACATTTCTGCGTAATGAATCCACAAACGATTTACGACGTTAAGATTCACTATCCGCAAGTCTGGAAAAAGATCGAGGCGTTCCGCGAAGAGATTGTTACAACGTTGTTCGGTTCTTTTAAGAAAGCCCAGCAATTAGGATTCGTGCGTAACGACATCGATGTCCGGTTTGCGATCGCGCTCATCCTGAAGTCGGTAGAATCCGTCTTTCAGCCGGAATTTTTTCTCAATTCTTCCTATTCGATCGCTGACACGATCGGCTTATATATCGACCTGACAATGAATGGCATTTTAAACAAAAACACGAATTTTGAC
The sequence above is a segment of the Candidatus Marinimicrobia bacterium CG08_land_8_20_14_0_20_45_22 genome. Coding sequences within it:
- the speB gene encoding agmatinase; the encoded protein is MTYKCSTGAFCALSEPYCNYDNAKIVILPIPYDDTSTWQKGADEGPEALIDASGYLELYDIETNSMVYKQGIATLEPVVCPKEPKLMVNAVYKTVKGLLKDKKFVVGLGGEHTISIGIVKAMAERYKDLTVLQFDAHSDLRESYHGSRYNHACVMARAHEYAKIVQVGIRSMDISELGIMDKSRVFFAHDFYRTENIIEKIVNLLTDNVYITVDLDVFDPSSFPSTGTPEPGGLGWYDVLKVIQAVAGAKNIVSMDVNELMPSPANRAPDFAAAKLIYRTLSMIFSGEKKNEKK
- the speD gene encoding adenosylmethionine decarboxylase, with translation MEKQTYGYGPHLMLDLNECNPEILNDLEACFKLLFDLPPKIKMTKITQPYVFRYDAIDPEESGITGVVIIAESHISIHTYPKKNFAFVDLFSCKPFDTDMAKNYVVNFFQSKSVKSFVRERGEDFPVSTKV